The DNA sequence TTCCTCGGCTTCCAGTACCCGGCCGAGATCGAGGGCGTCACGATGACCAACTTCCTCCGGACGGCGCTCAACGCCAAGATCGAAGAGCGCGAGGAACTCTTCGAGGACGAGGAAACCGAGGAGGAAGAAGAAGACGAAGGCTTCGAGACCTCGCCGATGGAAGGCCCCGCGGACGAGGGCGAGATCGGCGTCGCCGAGTTCCAGGGGATCCTCCAGGAGAAGATGGAACAGCTGGACATGGACGAGAAGTTCGCCCAGCGCTACCTCAACGCCGGCTTCTCGGGCGGCGAGAAGAAGCAGAACGAAGTGCTGCAGGCCGCCATCCTCGAGCCCTCGGTCGCCGTCCTCGACGAGATCGATTCGGGGCTCGACATCGATCGCCTGCAGGACGTCTCGAACGGGATCAACGCCCTTCGCGACGAGCAGGGCACCGGGATCCTCCAGATCACCCACTACCAGCGCATCCTCGACTACGTCGAACCCGATCACGTCCACGTGATGCTCGACGGCAAGATCGCCAAGAGCGGCGGTCCCGAACTCGCCGAGGAACTCGAGGACAAGGGGTACGACTGGGTCCGCGAAGAGGTCTACGGCACCGCGTAACCGAATTCGGCTAGAACAACGGTAATAACCCTACAGCCGTAACCATATACACAATCACATCATGAGTTCCGAACAAGACCACCTCAAAGAAACTGACACTGAAGCGCGGTTCGAGTTCAAGAAAGAACAGAACGCCGCGGTGAAATCCGACAAGGGGCTGACCGAGGAAGTCATCCGCATGATCTCCGAGGACAAGGACGAGCCCGACTGGATGCTCGAGCGCCGCCTGCGCGCGCTCCAGCAGTACCAGAACATGCCGATGCCATCGGGCTGGCCCGGCATGCCCGACCTCTCCGAACTGGACGTCGAGGAGATCGTGCCGTACATCCGCCCGGACGTCGACAAGCGCGAGGGCGTCGACGACTGGACGGAACTGCCCGACGAGATCAAGGACACCTTCGACAAGCTCGGCATTCCGGAGGCGGAGAAGAACGCCCTCTCCGGCGTCGGTGCCCAGTACGAGTCGGAGGTCGTCTACCAGAACATGCAAGAGCAGTGGGAGGAGAAGGGCGTCATCTTCATGAACATGGACCGCGCGGTCCAGGAGCACCCCGACCTCGTCAAGGAACACTTCATGACGACCTGCGTGCCGCCGAGCGACAACAAGTTCGCGGCGCTGCACGGGGCCGTCTGGTCCGGCGGATCGTTCGTCTACGTCCCCGAGGGCGTCACCGTCGAGATGCCCGTCCAGGCCTACTTCCGGATGAACTCCGAGGGGATGGGGCAGTTCGAGCACACGCTCATCATCGCCGAGGAAGGCTCGGAAGTCCACTACATCGAGGGCTGTTCCGCGCCGAAGTACGGCACCCACAACCTGCACTCCGGCGGCGTCGAAGTCTTCGTCGGCGAAGACGCACACGTCCAGTACTCCACGGTCCAGAACTGGTCGAAGAACACCTTCAACCTCAACACCAAGCGCGCCATCGTCGAAGAGAACGGCACGATGGAGTGGGTCTCGGGCTCGATGGGCTCGAAAGCGACCATGCTCTACCCGTGCTCGATCCTCAAGGGTCGCGGCGCGACCGACACCCACATCACGATCGCCTTCGCGGGCGAGGGCCAGGACATCGACACCGGCGCGAAGGTCTACCACAACGCGCCGAACACGAAGTCCACGATCGAGTCCAAGTCGATCTCCAAGGACGGCGGCCGCACCAACTACCGCGGTCTCGTTCACATCGCCGACGGCGCCGAGAACTCCTCGACCGCCGTCGAGTGCGACGCGCTGATGTTCGACAACGAGTCCACCTCGGACACCATGCCGTACATGGAGATCGAGGAGTCGAAGGTCGACGTCGCCCACGAGGCGACCGTCGGCAAGATCGGCGACGAGGACATCTTCTACCTCCAGAGCCGCGGTCTGGACGACGACGACGCCAAGAAGATGATCGTCGCCGGCTTCATCGAGCCGATCACGGAGGAACTGCCGATCGAGTACGCGGTCGAACTCAACCGCCTCATCGAACTCGAGATGGAAGGTAGCCTCGGATAATATGAGCACGC is a window from the Halosolutus amylolyticus genome containing:
- a CDS encoding ABC transporter ATP-binding protein, producing MARLELRNLHAEVAEGDEKILDGVDLEVESGEIHALMGPNGSGKSTTAKVIAGHPAYEVTEGDVLIHLEEGEFGDDIEIDEDQRTWDLLDLEPNERAALGVFLGFQYPAEIEGVTMTNFLRTALNAKIEEREELFEDEETEEEEEDEGFETSPMEGPADEGEIGVAEFQGILQEKMEQLDMDEKFAQRYLNAGFSGGEKKQNEVLQAAILEPSVAVLDEIDSGLDIDRLQDVSNGINALRDEQGTGILQITHYQRILDYVEPDHVHVMLDGKIAKSGGPELAEELEDKGYDWVREEVYGTA
- the sufB gene encoding Fe-S cluster assembly protein SufB — encoded protein: MSSEQDHLKETDTEARFEFKKEQNAAVKSDKGLTEEVIRMISEDKDEPDWMLERRLRALQQYQNMPMPSGWPGMPDLSELDVEEIVPYIRPDVDKREGVDDWTELPDEIKDTFDKLGIPEAEKNALSGVGAQYESEVVYQNMQEQWEEKGVIFMNMDRAVQEHPDLVKEHFMTTCVPPSDNKFAALHGAVWSGGSFVYVPEGVTVEMPVQAYFRMNSEGMGQFEHTLIIAEEGSEVHYIEGCSAPKYGTHNLHSGGVEVFVGEDAHVQYSTVQNWSKNTFNLNTKRAIVEENGTMEWVSGSMGSKATMLYPCSILKGRGATDTHITIAFAGEGQDIDTGAKVYHNAPNTKSTIESKSISKDGGRTNYRGLVHIADGAENSSTAVECDALMFDNESTSDTMPYMEIEESKVDVAHEATVGKIGDEDIFYLQSRGLDDDDAKKMIVAGFIEPITEELPIEYAVELNRLIELEMEGSLG